The window GTGGGTCGACCCCGAGCAGCGGCCCCGCCGCCACGAACGCCACCTCGCCCAGCGCCTCACCCGGCGCCGGTGACGCGCTCCCGGGACGCTCCGTGGCCAGGACGGGGACGGGACGAGCACGAAGGACGAGCGCGGCACCACGACCGCGCCGAGTCCGACGCAGCGCTGCGCGAGGAGGAGGGGAGGACCCGGGTCACGCCCGGCGGTCGAGCACCCGGGTGACGAAGGCGTCGAGCCGCGCGCCGTGCGCGCCGTGCCAGTAGACCCGGCCGCAGGAGGCGCAGCGGGCGAAGGTCTCGTACGTCCGCCGCGTCCCCTCGGGGAGCTCCGCCGCCACCTCCTCCTTCGCCACGGGGGCGAGGGGCCCGCCGCAGGCGGTGCACCGCGTCCACGGCCGAGGGACCAGCCCGAACCGGTCCACGACGTCGAGCACCTGCTCCTCGGGGTCCTGGCCGCGCACGTACGCGCCGTGCGGCAGGGCGCGGCGCCGCAGCAGGCCGCGGTCCCGGGTCAGCAGCACACGGTCCTGCGCGGCCGCCCGCTCGACGAGGCCGGGGTCGTCGAGGGTGCGGTCCCAGGCCGCGTCGACCCCGAGCACCCGCAGCCGCCGGGCCAGCGTCCCCAGGTGCACGTCGAGCAGGAAGCGCGGTGGGTCCGTCGGCGCCGGCTGGGGGCGCGCGACGGGGAGCACGCGCACCAGCGCCCCGGCCCTGGGCCGGTCGCCCGGCGCCGCGGGCGCGCCGTCGACGAGGAGGGCGCCCACCTCCGTACGCGGCACGCCCACCGACTCCACCACGTGCACCAGCGCCGACCCGTCGGCGACGACGTGGACCCGCCGGCCCCGCCGGCGTGGCGGCAGGAGCGGGTCGAGGCTCGGGTCGACCTCGACGGCGAGGGTGCCGGTCACGGCGCGCAGGATGCCCGGTGCGCACCTAGGCTCACGCGGGTGGCGGCGCTGCAGGCGGTGGTCTTCGACCTCGACGGGACCCTCTTCGACCACCCGGCCGCCGCCCTCGCGGGCCTGCGGGAGTGGGTCGCCGGCCGCGGCGGCACCGTGGGCCCCGAGGTGGAGCGCGCCTGGTTCGCCGCCGAGGAACGGCACTTCGCCGCGTGGCGGGAGGGCCGCTGCGGGTTCCAGGAGCAGCGGCGGCGCCGCCTGCGCGACGTGCTGCCCCTGCTCGGGCTGCCCGTCGGCGACGACGCCGCGCTCGACGCGGACTACGAGGGCTTCCTGCGGGCGTACGAGCGGGAGTGGCACGCGTACGACGACGTCGAGGCCTGCCTCGCCGTGCTCGCCGAGCGCGGCCTGCGCCTCGCCGTGCTCACCAACGGCATGCCGGAGCAGCAGAACGCCAAGATCGCCGCCGTCGGCCTCGCGGGCCGGCTCGGCCCCGTCGTCACCGCCGGCGAGCTCGGCGTCGCCAAGCCCGACCCGCGCGCCTTCGCCGCCACCTGCGAGCGGCTCGGGGTCGCCCCGGGGCGGGCGCTGTACGTCGGCGACGACCACGCCGTCGACGTCCTCGGCGCCCGCGCCGCCGGCATGCGCGCCGTGCACCTCGACCGGCGCGGCCTCGGCCCCGCCGACGAGGCCGACCGCATCGAGGGCCTCGCCCGGCTCGTCGACCACCTCGCCGACGCCGCGGCCTGACGGGGTGCACCGCCGGTCCGGCGGCGCACCGACCCGGCGGCAGGGGGGCCGAGGTGACGTCGAAGCGGGCTCGACCGCGCCCGCCCTGCCGCTCCGGCAGGTGCACGACGACCGACGCCGCGGCCTCCCCGCCGATCTCCCGCCGCACCGTGGCGCCCCCGTCGGCGGGTGCACGCGCGCGGCGCGGACCGAGCGCTCACGGGCGCAGCGGCTCCAGCGACAGCCCCTTGGCCCGCACCGCGTCGATGATCCCCTGCAGCCCGTCCGCGGTGTGCCGGCCCGTGCCGTGCATGAGCACGACGCCCCCGCGTTGCACGGGCGGGGTCCGCGCGTCGCCGTACCGCACGCGCTCGGCGAGCACCCGGCCGCTCGCCCCCTCCCAGTCGTAGGTGTCGCTCGTCCAGCGGCACACCGCGTAGCCCTGCTCGGCCGCGATGCGCACGACCCGTGCGCTGAGGGCACCGGCGCCGTACGGCGGGCGGAGCAGCTTCGGCCGCGTGGTCGCGGCGACGCCGCGCCGCAGCTGCGCCGCGACGGCCGCGTCGCCGAGGGCGCTCAGGGCGGGGTGGTCGTCCGTGTGGTTGGCGAGCAGGTGCCCGCCCGCCCGGACCTCCCGCATCAGCCCCGGGTTGGCCCGGGCCCAGGTGCCCGTCGGGAAGAAGCGCCCGCGCACCCCGTTGCGGCGCAGGGTGCCGAGGATGGAGCGGATGGAGGAGGCCGAGCCGCCGTCGTCGAAGGTCAGCTGCACGTGCTGGGTCGCGTTGCCGCACCCCTCCACCGCCTGGGCGGCGGCCAGCGTGAGGCCGTCGGTGACCACCCCCTCCGCCCGCAGCGCCCGCGGCCCCCGGCCGGTCACCGTGACGGTCGGGGACCCGGACCGCGTGAGCACCGCCCGACCGGCGAGCACGTGCGAGCCCCGCGTCCGCGGCAGCGTCACGTAGCACCGGCGGGACACCGTGCCCCGCACCGGGTTCGCCCACGTCGCGCCGGTGCACACCGTCCGCGCCCCCCGGTCCGCGGACGCGGTCAGCGCGACCGCGTAGCCGGACGGCGGGTCCGTCACGGTGACGACCACGGGCACGGTCGCGCCCGGGCTGTCGTACTGCGGCCCCTGGACCGTCACCGTGGGCGCCGCCGCGGCGGCCGGCATCGCGGGGGCGCTGGTCAGCAGCGCCGCCACGGCGGCGACGGCGGTCGGCAGGACGGCGCTGCGCAGCAGCCGGTACGGGGCCATGCCCTGCCTGTCGGCAGCGCGGGGGCCCGGTCAGCAGCGCGCGGCCCGCGGACCACCCGCCCGGCGCAACCTGCGGCGGGCCGGCTCAGCCCTCCCGGTGCGCGCGGTCCACCCGGTGCACCCGGTGCTGCGCGGCCTGCGCTCGCGGGCGCACCACGAGCAGGTCGACGTTGACGTGCGGCGGGCGCGTCACCGCCCACGCCACGCAGTCGGCCACGTCCTCGGCCACCAGCGGCTCGGCCACGCCCGCGTAGACCTGGGCGGCGGCGTCCGCGTCGCCGCGGTAGCGGTTCACCGCGAACTCGTCGGTGCGCACCATGCCGGGGGCGACCTCGAGGACCCGTACGGGCTGCCCGAGCAGCTCGAGGCGCAGCGTGGCGGCCAGCGCGTGCTCGCCGTGCTTCGCCGCGACGTAGCCGCCGCCGCCCTCGTACGCGACGAAGCCCGCGGTCGAGGTCAGGAAGACGACGGTGCCCTCGCCCGAGGCGACCAGCGCGGGCAGCAGCGCCCGGGTGACCTGCAGCGCGCCGAGCACGTTGACCTCGTACATCGCGCGCCAGTCGTCGGGGTCGGCGTCGGCGACCGGCTCGGTGCCGAACGCGCCGCCCGCGTTGTTGACGAGCACCGCGCAGTCCCCGACCTCGGCGGCGAAGCGCTCGACGGCCGCGCGGTCGGTGACGTCGAGCGGCAGCGCCCGGCCGCCGACCTCCTGCGCGAGCGCGGCGAGCCGCTCGGCCCGCCGCGCGGCGAGCACGACGTCGTACCCCTCGGCCGCGAGGCGCCGCGCCGTCGCCGCCCCGATCCCGCTGCTCGCCCCGGTCACCACCGCAGTCCTCGCCACGGCGGCCAGGCTAGGGGCGCACCGCCCGTGCCCCGGCGCCGGGCGCCGGGCGGCGCACGGCTCCACTACGGTGACCGCCATGCCGACGACGGAGCCGGTCTCCCGCATCCGCGTCGTGGTCGCCAAGCCCGGCCTGGACGGGCACGACCGCGGCGCCAAGGTCGTCGCGCGCGCGCTGCGCGACGCCGGCGTGGAGGTCGTCTACACCGGGCTGCACCAGACCCCCGAGCAGATCGTCGAGACCGCCCTGCAGGAGGACGCCGACGCGATCGGGCTGTCCGTGCTGTCCGGGGCGCACATGACGCTGTTCCCGCGCGTGGTCGAGCTGCTCGCCCAGCGCGACGCCGCCGACATCGTCGTCTTCGGCGGCGGCATCATCCCCGAGGGCGACGTGCCCGAGCTGCGCGCCCGCGGGGTCGCGCAGGTCTTCGGGCCCGGCACGCCGACCCGCGCGATCGTCGACTGGGTGCGCACCCACGTCGGCGAGGGGGCGGCTGGCGGGGGCTGAGGGCGGCGGGTCTACCCTCGCGCGACGGGGACGGTCCCGGCAGCGGGCGTCCCGGTAGCAGCCGACGACGCGAGGGACTGACGCACGTGGACCTGTTCGAGTACCAGGCGAGGGACCTCTTCGCCGCGCACGGCGTGCCGGTGCTGGACGGCGCCGTCGCCGAGACGCCGGAGGAGGCGCGCGCCGCCGCCGAGCGCATGGGCGGGCGCGTCGTGGTCAAGGCGCAGGTCAAGACCGGCGGGCGCGGCAAGGCCGGCGGCGTGAAGCTCGCCGACGGCCCCGACGACGCCGCCGCCAAGGCCGAGCAGATCCTCGGCATGGACATCAAGGGCCACACGGTCCACCGGGTGATGATCGCCCCCGCGGCGGCCATCGAGGAGGAGTACTACTTCTCCGTCCTGCTCGACCGGGCCAACCGCACGTACCTCGCCATGGCCTCCCGCGAGGGCGGCGTGGAGATCGAGCAGCTCGCCGTCGAGCGCCCCGAGGCCCTCGCCCGGGTGCCCGTCGACGCGCTCAAGGGCATCGACGAGGCCAAGGCCCGCGAGATCGTGGAGAAGGGCGCCTTCCCCGCGGAGGTCGCCGACCAGGTCGTCGCGGCGGTGCAGAAGCTCTGGGGCGCCTTCGTCGCCGAGGACGCGACGCTCGTCGAGGTCAACCCGCTCGTCAAGACCGGCGACGGTCGCGTGGTCGCCCTCGACGGCAAGGTGACGCTCGACGAGAACGCCGACTTCCGCCAGCCGTCGCACGCCGACCTCGCGGACCGCGCCGCCGCCGACCCGCTCGAGGCGAAGGCGAAGGAGAAGGGCCTCAACTACGTCAAGCTCGACGGCGAGGTCGGCATCATCGGCAACGGCGCGGGCCTGGTCATGAGCACGCTCGACGTCGTGGCGTACGCCGGGCAGGACCTCGGCGGCGACAGCGGGCCGAAGCCGGCGAACTTCCTCGACATCGGCGGCGGCGCCTCCGCGCAGGTCATGGCCGACGGGCTCGAGATCATCCTGGGCGACCCGAGCGTGCGCAGCGTCTTCGTCAACGTCTTCGGCGGCATCACCGCCTGCGACGAGGTCGCCAACGGCATCGTCCAGGCCCTGGCGCTCCTCGAGGACCGCGGCGAGGAGGTCACCAAGCCGCTCGTGGTGCGCCTCGACGGCAACAACGCCGAGGAGGGCCGGCGCATCCTCGACGAGGCCGCGCACCGGCTCGTCGAGCGGGTGGACACGATGGACGGTGCCGCGAAGCGCGCGGCCGAGCTGGCGACGACGGGGGCCTGAGCACCATGGCGATCTTCCTCACCGAGACCTCCAAGGTCCTCGTCCAGGGCATGACCGGCTCCGAGGGCCAGAAGCACACCCGGCGCATGCTCGCCTCCGGCACCCAGGTCGTCGGCGGCGTGAACCCGCGCAAGGCCGGCCAGAGCGTGGACTTCGACGGCACGTCGCTGCCGGTGTTCGGCTCGGTCGCCGAGGGCGTCAAGGAGACCGGGGCCGACGTGTCCGTCGTCTTCGTCCCGCCGGCCGGCACCAAGGCCGCGGTGTACGAGGCCGTCGACGCGGGCGTCCCGCTCGTCGTCGTCATCACCGAGGGCGTCCCGGTGCACGACACCGCGGACTTCTACCAGTACGCCGTCGACTCCGGCACCACCCGCATCGTCGGGCCGAACTGCCCCGGGCTCATCAGCCCCGGCAGGTCCAACGCCGGCATCATCCCCGCCGACATCACCGGCGCCGGGCGCATCGGCCTGGTGTCCAAGTCGGGCACGCTGACCTACCAGATGATGTACGAGCTGCGGGACATCGGCTTCTCGTCCTGCGTCGGCATCGGCGGCGACCCGGTCATCGGCACCACGCACATCGACTGCCTCCAGGCGTTCCAGGACGACCCGGAGACCGACGCCATCGTCATGATCGGCGAGATCGGCGGCGACGCGGAGGAGCGCGCGGCGGCGTACATCGCCGAGCACGTCACCAAGCCGGTCGTCGGCTACGTCGCGGGGTTCACCGCCCCCGAGGGCAAGACCATGGGCCACGCCGGCGCCATCGTCTCCGGCTCCTCCGGCACCGCGGCCGCGAAGCAGGAGGCCCTCGAGGCCGTCGGCGTCAAGGTCGGCAAGACGCCGTCGGAGACCGCCCGCCTCATGCGCGAGGTCATGCAGGGGCTGCAGGGCCGCTGACGCCGTCCCGCCGCCGCAGCACGCACGCCGCAGGCCCCCGTCCCGCCCGGGACGGGGGCCTGCGGCGCACCGGGGACCGGTCGCGCCCCTCCAGCGCCCCCCTTGCCACGGTCCGTACCGCAGTGCGAGGGTGCAGCGACGGTGGGTCACCGACCCGCAGGACCGCACCCCCCCAGGAGCGACGATGCTCGTGACCCTCGCCCGCCGCGCCGCGCTCGGCGCCCTCGCCGCCGCGCTCGCGGTCGCCGTGCTCCCCGCGGCCGGCGCCGGCCCCGCCCGCGCCGACGTCCCCGACGTGCCGGACCTGCGCGACGTCCCCGCCGCCGAGCGGCTCGTCCCCGCGCCGTCGTCGCTGCGCGACCTGCCGGGCGGGCCCTTCCGGCTCGACCACGCGACGCAGGTCGTCGTGCCCGGCCGCCCGGAGACGCTGCGCGTCGCCCAGCAGCTCGCGCAGCAGCTGCGCCGCTCCACCGGCCTGCCGCTGCCGGTGCTGCGGACGAGCCGGGTCCCCGAGGGCGCGCTCGTCCTGCGGCTGCGCGGCGCGAAGGGCCTGCCCGGCGTCGAGGGGCCCGAGGGGTACCGGCTCGACGTGCGCTCCTCGCGGGTGCTGCTCGAGGCGACGACCCCGGCCGGCCTCTCCCGCGGCGTGCAGACCCTGCGCCAGCTCCTGCCGCCCCAGGTCGAGGCGCAGGAGCGGGTCGGCGCGGGCGTGGACTGGGCGGTGGACGCGGTGCGCGTCGTCGACTCGCCGCGCTTCATGTACCGCGGGGCGATGCTCGACGTGGCCCGGCACTTCCTCACCGTCGAGGAGGTCAAGCGCTACGTCGACGAGATCGCGCTCTACAAGATGAACGTCCTGCACCTGCACCTCAGCGACGACCAGGGCTGGCGCATCGAGATCGAGGGCTGGCCGCGCCTGACCCGCTCCGGCGGCACCACCGAGGTCGGCGGCACGCCCGGCGGCTGGTACTCCCAGGAGGACTACCGGGAGATCGTCCGGTACGCCGCCGAGCGCTTCGTCACGGTCGTCCCCGAGATCGACACCCCCGGGCACACCAACGCGGCCCTCGCCTCGTACGCCCGGCTGAACTGCGACGGCGTCGCGCCGCCGGTCTACACCGGCATCGAGGTCGGCTTCAGCTCGCTGTGCATCCGCAAGGAGCTGACGTACCGCTTCCTCGACGACGTCGTCGGCCAGCTCGCGGAGCTGACCCCCGGGCCGTGGATCCACGTCGGCGGCGACGAGGCGCTGAGCACGAGCGACGAGGACTACCGCTACTTCGTCGAGCGGGTCGACCGCATCGTGCGCAGCCACGGCAAGCGCACCATGGGCTGGGCGGAGATCAGCGCGGCCGACGTGGCGCGCGGCGGCGTCGCGCAGTACTGGAACCCGGCCTCGGGCGGCGCCGAGGGCACCCGCACCGCCACCGACGCCGTCGCGCAGGGCCTCGACCTCGTCATGTCCCCGGCGAGCCGGGCGTACGTCGACCAGAAGTACGACCCCTCGACGCCGCTCGGCCTCGCCTGGGCCGGGCCGACGTCGGTGGAGCAGAGCTACGACTGGGACCCGGTGACCTTCGTCGACGGGGTGCGCGAGCGCGACGTGCTGGGCGTCGAGGCGCCGATGTGGACCGAGACGCTCCAGGACCTCGACCAGGTCGAGTTCATGGCGTTCCCCCGCCTGCCCGGCATCGCGGAGAAGGGCTGGTCCGCGCCGGGCGGCACGTGGGAGGAGTACCGGGTGCGCCTGGCCGCGCAGTCCCCGCGCTGGGAGGTGCTGGGGATCGACGCCTACTGCTCGCCCGAGGTCGACTGGCCGGCCTGCGAGGGCGGCGTGCCCGGCGTGCCGGCGACGACCCCCTGAGGCGGGCGCTCAGCCGCCCCCGAAGCGCTCCACGCGGATCGCGTCGGCGGGCACGCCGAGCCCGAGCAGCAGCTCCTCGGCGTGCCCGGCGAACGGGGTCGAGCCGCAGACGTAGTGCGTCGCCCCGGGCAGCAGCAGCGGCTCGAGGTCGGCGGCGGTGAGCCGCCCCCGCGGCCGGGGCGAGCCCTCGGGCACGGCGCGGCTGAAGGCGAGGAGGGTCTCGTCGCCGTACTCGGAGCGGTAGAGCAGCTCCTCGGGGGAGCGGGCCGCCACGGCCATGCGCAGCGGCGCGCGGCGCCCGGTCGCCCGCCAGTGCCGGTGCATGGCCATGAGCGGCACGACGCCGGACCCGCCGCCGACGAGCACCGCCGGGGTGTCGCCGCGCCACACGAACCAGCCGCCGAACGGCCCCCGCACCGTGAGCTCGTCGCCCGGCGCGATGCCGTCGTGCAGGTAGGCCGACACCTCGCCGTCGGCGAGGCGCTCGACGGTGAGCTCGATGACGCCCTCGTCGGACGGCGGGCTCGCCACGCTGTACGAGCGCTCGGCGCGGTAGCCGTCCGGCGCGACGAGGCGCACGACGTAGTGCTGGCCCGGGACGTGCGGCTCCCAGCGCGGCAGGCCCAGCCGGTACGTCGAGGCGCGCGCGGTCTCGCGCCGCACCTCGAGCACCCGGGCGTCCTGCCACTCCCGGCGCGCGCCGGAGCGCGGGGGGCGCCGGGCCGGCGCGTCGATGCCGGGCAGCGGCGGCAGGCCGCCCGGGCCCTGCCCGCCCGGCTCCTCCAGGGGTGCCGCCACGCTCAGTCGCCGTCGTAGCGCTGCTCGCGCCACGGGTCGCCGAGCTCGTGGTAGCCGCGGGTCTCCCAGAACCCCGGCTCGTCGTGGTCGAGCAGGCGCAGCCCGCTCACCCACTTCGTGCTCTTCCAGAAGTAGAGGTGCGGCACGAGCATGCGCACCGGACCGCCGTGCTCGCGGGGCAGCGGCTGCCCCTCGTGCTCCCAGACGAGGAACGCCTTGCCGCCGCGCACCTCGGCCAGGGGGAGGTTCGTCGTGTAGCCCGTGCTGGACCAGGCCACGACGTGCGTCGCGGACGGGGACACCCCGACCTCGTCGAGCAGGACGTCGAGGTCGACCCCCGTGAACGCCGTGTCGAGCTTGGACCAGGTCGTCACGCAGTGGATGTCGCCGCGCCAGGTCGTCGCCGCCAGCCGCTGCACGTCGGCCCACGACCAGGTGCGCGCCGCGTCGACGAGCCCGTCGACGCGGAACGTCCACGCGTCGCGCTCCACCCGCGGGGTGGGCTCGGCGGTGAGGACCGGCCAGCCGCCGCCGACGTCGTACTGGCCCGGGGGGAGCCGGGGGTCGCGCCCGGCGCGGGACCGGCCCTCGAAGAGCTTCGCCATGCGCCCAGCCTGCCACCTGCCGCGCCGGCGCACCTCCGCCACCCGGCGCCGCCTCCCGCGCGGTCGCCCGGCGCGGCGCCGCCGTGACGGGGCGCGACCGGGCGACGATGGTGCGCGATGGCCACGCTGCTGCGCCCCGCGCCCGACGCCGGCCCGCCGGACGACCCCGGCGCGGCCCGGCGGTTGACCGCCGCGCTGCGCGGCGCCCTGCCGGTCGGCGTGGCCGGCGCCGGGGCCGCGCTGCGCGCCGCGGCGCTCGGCCTGCTCCCCCTGACCCTCCTCGTCGTGCTGGCCTGGGCCACCGCGCCGCGCTCCGGCGCGGACTCGGCCTCGGCGCTGCGCGCGGCGGGCGACCTCTGGCTCGTGGCCCACCACGCCCCGCTGTCGGTCCGGGCGGCGTCCGGCGGCGGCACCGTCGGGCTCGCCCCCCTGGGGCTCGTCGCGCTGCCCCTGCTGCTCGTGCGCTCCGCCGCCGGAGCGGCCGCCCGCCGGGCGGCGCCCGGCGGCTGGCGCGAGGGGGCGGCGCTCGCCGTGGTCCTCGCGCTCGCGTACGCCG is drawn from Vallicoccus soli and contains these coding sequences:
- a CDS encoding polysaccharide deacetylase family protein, which translates into the protein MAPYRLLRSAVLPTAVAAVAALLTSAPAMPAAAAAPTVTVQGPQYDSPGATVPVVVTVTDPPSGYAVALTASADRGARTVCTGATWANPVRGTVSRRCYVTLPRTRGSHVLAGRAVLTRSGSPTVTVTGRGPRALRAEGVVTDGLTLAAAQAVEGCGNATQHVQLTFDDGGSASSIRSILGTLRRNGVRGRFFPTGTWARANPGLMREVRAGGHLLANHTDDHPALSALGDAAVAAQLRRGVAATTRPKLLRPPYGAGALSARVVRIAAEQGYAVCRWTSDTYDWEGASGRVLAERVRYGDARTPPVQRGGVVLMHGTGRHTADGLQGIIDAVRAKGLSLEPLRP
- the sucC gene encoding ADP-forming succinate--CoA ligase subunit beta → MDLFEYQARDLFAAHGVPVLDGAVAETPEEARAAAERMGGRVVVKAQVKTGGRGKAGGVKLADGPDDAAAKAEQILGMDIKGHTVHRVMIAPAAAIEEEYYFSVLLDRANRTYLAMASREGGVEIEQLAVERPEALARVPVDALKGIDEAKAREIVEKGAFPAEVADQVVAAVQKLWGAFVAEDATLVEVNPLVKTGDGRVVALDGKVTLDENADFRQPSHADLADRAAADPLEAKAKEKGLNYVKLDGEVGIIGNGAGLVMSTLDVVAYAGQDLGGDSGPKPANFLDIGGGASAQVMADGLEIILGDPSVRSVFVNVFGGITACDEVANGIVQALALLEDRGEEVTKPLVVRLDGNNAEEGRRILDEAAHRLVERVDTMDGAAKRAAELATTGA
- a CDS encoding cobalamin B12-binding domain-containing protein; protein product: MPTTEPVSRIRVVVAKPGLDGHDRGAKVVARALRDAGVEVVYTGLHQTPEQIVETALQEDADAIGLSVLSGAHMTLFPRVVELLAQRDAADIVVFGGGIIPEGDVPELRARGVAQVFGPGTPTRAIVDWVRTHVGEGAAGGG
- a CDS encoding beta-N-acetylhexosaminidase, coding for MLVTLARRAALGALAAALAVAVLPAAGAGPARADVPDVPDLRDVPAAERLVPAPSSLRDLPGGPFRLDHATQVVVPGRPETLRVAQQLAQQLRRSTGLPLPVLRTSRVPEGALVLRLRGAKGLPGVEGPEGYRLDVRSSRVLLEATTPAGLSRGVQTLRQLLPPQVEAQERVGAGVDWAVDAVRVVDSPRFMYRGAMLDVARHFLTVEEVKRYVDEIALYKMNVLHLHLSDDQGWRIEIEGWPRLTRSGGTTEVGGTPGGWYSQEDYREIVRYAAERFVTVVPEIDTPGHTNAALASYARLNCDGVAPPVYTGIEVGFSSLCIRKELTYRFLDDVVGQLAELTPGPWIHVGGDEALSTSDEDYRYFVERVDRIVRSHGKRTMGWAEISAADVARGGVAQYWNPASGGAEGTRTATDAVAQGLDLVMSPASRAYVDQKYDPSTPLGLAWAGPTSVEQSYDWDPVTFVDGVRERDVLGVEAPMWTETLQDLDQVEFMAFPRLPGIAEKGWSAPGGTWEEYRVRLAAQSPRWEVLGIDAYCSPEVDWPACEGGVPGVPATTP
- a CDS encoding HAD family hydrolase, with amino-acid sequence MAALQAVVFDLDGTLFDHPAAALAGLREWVAGRGGTVGPEVERAWFAAEERHFAAWREGRCGFQEQRRRRLRDVLPLLGLPVGDDAALDADYEGFLRAYEREWHAYDDVEACLAVLAERGLRLAVLTNGMPEQQNAKIAAVGLAGRLGPVVTAGELGVAKPDPRAFAATCERLGVAPGRALYVGDDHAVDVLGARAAGMRAVHLDRRGLGPADEADRIEGLARLVDHLADAAA
- a CDS encoding SDR family NAD(P)-dependent oxidoreductase — protein: MARTAVVTGASSGIGAATARRLAAEGYDVVLAARRAERLAALAQEVGGRALPLDVTDRAAVERFAAEVGDCAVLVNNAGGAFGTEPVADADPDDWRAMYEVNVLGALQVTRALLPALVASGEGTVVFLTSTAGFVAYEGGGGYVAAKHGEHALAATLRLELLGQPVRVLEVAPGMVRTDEFAVNRYRGDADAAAQVYAGVAEPLVAEDVADCVAWAVTRPPHVNVDLLVVRPRAQAAQHRVHRVDRAHREG
- a CDS encoding Mut7-C RNAse domain-containing protein; translated protein: MTGTLAVEVDPSLDPLLPPRRRGRRVHVVADGSALVHVVESVGVPRTEVGALLVDGAPAAPGDRPRAGALVRVLPVARPQPAPTDPPRFLLDVHLGTLARRLRVLGVDAAWDRTLDDPGLVERAAAQDRVLLTRDRGLLRRRALPHGAYVRGQDPEEQVLDVVDRFGLVPRPWTRCTACGGPLAPVAKEEVAAELPEGTRRTYETFARCASCGRVYWHGAHGARLDAFVTRVLDRRA
- a CDS encoding FAD-binding oxidoreductase, with product MAAPLEEPGGQGPGGLPPLPGIDAPARRPPRSGARREWQDARVLEVRRETARASTYRLGLPRWEPHVPGQHYVVRLVAPDGYRAERSYSVASPPSDEGVIELTVERLADGEVSAYLHDGIAPGDELTVRGPFGGWFVWRGDTPAVLVGGGSGVVPLMAMHRHWRATGRRAPLRMAVAARSPEELLYRSEYGDETLLAFSRAVPEGSPRPRGRLTAADLEPLLLPGATHYVCGSTPFAGHAEELLLGLGVPADAIRVERFGGG
- a CDS encoding sulfite oxidase-like oxidoreductase, with protein sequence MAKLFEGRSRAGRDPRLPPGQYDVGGGWPVLTAEPTPRVERDAWTFRVDGLVDAARTWSWADVQRLAATTWRGDIHCVTTWSKLDTAFTGVDLDVLLDEVGVSPSATHVVAWSSTGYTTNLPLAEVRGGKAFLVWEHEGQPLPREHGGPVRMLVPHLYFWKSTKWVSGLRLLDHDEPGFWETRGYHELGDPWREQRYDGD
- the sucD gene encoding succinate--CoA ligase subunit alpha, giving the protein MAIFLTETSKVLVQGMTGSEGQKHTRRMLASGTQVVGGVNPRKAGQSVDFDGTSLPVFGSVAEGVKETGADVSVVFVPPAGTKAAVYEAVDAGVPLVVVITEGVPVHDTADFYQYAVDSGTTRIVGPNCPGLISPGRSNAGIIPADITGAGRIGLVSKSGTLTYQMMYELRDIGFSSCVGIGGDPVIGTTHIDCLQAFQDDPETDAIVMIGEIGGDAEERAAAYIAEHVTKPVVGYVAGFTAPEGKTMGHAGAIVSGSSGTAAAKQEALEAVGVKVGKTPSETARLMREVMQGLQGR